ACGAAGCTGCACGATTGAGCATTTCTGCTGCTTCGTGTATATCCGTGAAAGCCGAGTCGCGGCGCGTTGCTTACTTTATCCCTATTGCACTGCGCGGTTtattgaaatggttatttttaaaactgatgtGTTAATACGCGAGTTTAAGGTCAAAGAGGTTCCGTCTTTGCTatcggaaaaaaaaaatcagatggaAAACTAATGCAAGTTCTTTTTCACTTGCATGCGTTTTGCCCCGGTGTAAAATCAgtaccattttctttttctgaaaatacagaaatacaaaacttgCAAAAACAACTAATTTTTCCTCTGGGGGTGAAACGAATCCTCTGTTGTAGCACAGTGTGTGCCGCTAAGATGATGAGATGGAGGGATACCTATAATAATGTGCCTATACTGGCTGTTGCTTTGTACTAGCTGTGTTCAGCGCTGGGGTTTGAATGCAGTTTATGTTAATTTTGCGTAAAGTATTGTTTGTGAattctatttaattattttttttcaaaaagtaaaaagaaaaaacagtagaATGCGTCGCGCAAATCGGACTGCTGCTTCTGCTTCACTTCCttgtgtggtgtattttataaTTACTGGAACTATGGTTAGTTTCGGAAACCAAGAGGCGACACGCATCCTGTTGCTTGTCTGTAGTTTTCAGCTTTGTTATTCGGGTCGGGGATGCGGCAGTGAGTCCGATCGGTTCAGCGCCACTGCTGTCTGTCTGCGCGCTGCGGGGAGCGTCGGGAGAAAGCGTTTCCAACGCGGAGGATTGAAAGAACAGGCACCCCTGCACACGGGTGCAATTTCAACTCCTGCGTTTGCTTTCACGAAGCTGTCCTCGGGATACGGCCGGGTCGCTGCTGTGGCTGCAGGTTTCGTTTTGGAGGATTTGTTATTGGTTAGTCTCGGGTTTGGATTGTTGTACGAGTTGTAAACTCAACCGCAAAGGTTTCGAGTGGTCCAAGGATGAGGTCATCATCTCCCCGTTATCGTTAACTCTCTGTGTGGTGTGACCGGAGTCAGAATGCCGCGCAGTCAACAGCGCTCTCTGTTATCTGGAATATTTATCCAGTTGAATGGCTATTGCTTTGTGCTAGCATGATTTCTATCAGGAATCAACAGACTGTCTTTGTCCCAACAGATAGGAACGTATTGCTTTTTCTAAGATAAGGTCTGAGTGACGTCATCGCTTACAATGGGGGTAGTGACAAGATGGCAGATGTCAGCTGGTGGTTCCAGTTTCACAAGTTCATAAATGCACAATCCATGCAGTTGGCATTTATACTGTGCATGAAAGGCAATGAGATACTGTGCAGTGTGAGGAGTCACTAAAGCAGTATGAAATACAACATGGATTAAGAGTTTCTTACAAGTTCCTGCATTACGTATCAGTactaaaaacctttttttaattgtgttttgcttTCATTCATGTGTCACCCAAGTCATTTCAATTAGGCATTTATGAACTTGTTGTAAAAAGTAGTGAGAGATGCAAACTAGTTTTGAAGGTGGAGTCAGCATCTGTAAATCAAAGGTACCCCCAGTACTGTGTTTGCCTTGaccatgtgtgtctgtgtgtcttgcAGGAGCCCCAGCATGGAGCCGACAGTGGAGAGCCTGCAGGGAGCCGCTCCCTTGGAGCCCCGGTTGCTGTCTCTGGGGCGCAAGGACGCGGAGAGGGTGCTGGAGGTGTATGTGAGGCGCAGCCTGAGTCTGACCGATGGACCGGGACGAGACAGGAAGcccagggggagaggaggagaccGCAAGGGTGCAACGACCTTGAAGGGCGAAGTGCGAAGGTCAATCAGCGAACTGGACAGTTTGGGGCCTAGCAGAGAGGTTAGCAAGGAGGTAAAGGTCCCGGGTGACCCAAAGCCTTCAGAGAGCCCAGCCCGCTCTGTCACTCCCCTGGAGAGGTCAACAGAGAAGCCCAAGAAGGTTTCCAAGAAGGGGAAGAAGTCTGTCCTGAAGAGCATGTTCAGCTTCTTCTGGAAGAAGGGCAGCGAGGAGAAAGAGGACCAGGAGCCAGCCTCGGAGGAGAAGCCAGCCCCGGTATCCACACAGACCCAGGGTGCCTCTGCCGGTTGCCTGCCTGTGACCCGGCAGCTCTCGGAGGACCAATACGCACCCACCACCCCCCGGCCGGCCAAGCCGCTCAAGCGGAAGAGCACCCTACGGAAGACCTTCTCCTTCAAGAGCCGAGGCACGGACGCCCCAAAGAAACCCACGTTCCTGGCTCTTCGTGGCACCGTGCATAAGCAAGATGGTGAGCATTTGAACAGAATGCCAGTCTGCCACTAGAACGCACAGTAGATGCAGATTGAGCCAAGCATTAATCTCGTGAGGGTTTGCAAAAGGTAACATTAATGTAGGTAGACCAGGATTAGGGCTACACTCTGAAGCGTAAAAGATTTGCAAACGTCCCAAGAACCAACCACTGTCCCATTAATAGTGTTACAACGTAGAGTGCAGGACCAACACAATTGAGAAAACAGATACATAAATGAGTTGTTACATGAGGGAGCCTTTCGGCTTGTTCAGGATTAAAGATGGGTTCTGATCCCTGATTCCCCCTGCTCCCCAGCTCCCGAGACGCAGCCTCGGTACTCGTACTACGAGCAGCTGTCTGTGGCGATGGAGGACATCGTGAAGGCACAGGAGCCGGTCCTGGAAGAGATGTTTCAATCTGCTGCTCCTCCTGCAGCCGACATTGTGACCGACGGGGGGATATCGGCTTGTGGTGAGTGGAAGTGTTCTGAAGTGCATGACTGTAAAGACAGGTGGAAATAACACACCCCTCTCAGCAGAGGAAGGTACCACACGTGTTGGGTTGGGGTGCAATCTCATACAAGCACACCAATGGGCTTCAGTTAAATGCAGTCATGTCTTTGTAGCCCCCTAAGTGTCCTTCGTTAGCGGCTTGACCCCTCACAGCCGAGTCTGCTTCTTGGATACAGACCTTAACGCTGCATCGTGAATGTTTTCCAAACAGCAGATGCTGCTTGTCTGGGCTTGTTGAATACACTGTGTTATTATATTTGAATTGTAACTATGGGAGCTGCAAACACAAACAGTATTGACAGTTATAAAAAACCTGACACCCGCTAGGAGGTCTTCACTCTTCATGAAGGAGGTGCAGGCTTTGTGATGTGCTTTGAATAACTATCCTCATAGAATATTTCCCTTTCTTTTCAGACCAGGTTCTGATTGAGAAGATTGTCTCTCTGCTGCAGAGGGAAGGAGACGGTATAGATGAGAAGGTATGCACAGTACTTCAACAGAGCTTTTGCCATGTGACTTGTTATGATAACTGAGCAAATTTTACAATCTTCCCTTGCTAAACAAATACAGGTTCTGTTAACATTGTTTTTACAAAGTGAGCCAATCAGAAGTGCCCtgagcacggggggggggggggggggggggatgtggaAAATAAAGAAGTGAAAGAAAGACAGCTGATGAAGATACATTTGAGCTGACTGTATAACAGATATCCGTGGCTACCATGTATTACAGAGTAATTGATTGTTTGGGTTGTGAGagccctgcttattgatttgCTGTTGTATTAACCCCTTGTTTGCCGTTCCGCAGCTGAAGGAGAGCACAGCTCTGAACTCCTTCTTCCAGGGCATGACCTACAGCTCCTTCCAGCAGCTGGCTGACCTCTACGTGGAGACCTCAGAGGTCATGGGTCAGCAGCCGCAGGTGAGCCCCCCCGAGCTGGTCAAGTTTGCCTTCACGCTGGACATCACTGCCAAGGTGGCGGGCCTTTGTAACCACACGGTGAATCGCATCATGGGCTTCGGGAACCAGTACCTGCAGGACCGCTTCACCCAGTTCAGCAACGACCAGCCACGGGTAAGAGGGCTTCGTCATTCCTCCACTGCTCTTAaacctgtactgtgtgtgtgtgtgacatgggCCGGGCGGGCGCATGGCTTCAAGTCAAAGCAAATGCCTTTGCTACTAT
The sequence above is drawn from the Acipenser ruthenus chromosome 29, fAciRut3.2 maternal haplotype, whole genome shotgun sequence genome and encodes:
- the LOC117427238 gene encoding apoptosis facilitator Bcl-2-like protein 14 — encoded protein: MEPTVESLQGAAPLEPRLLSLGRKDAERVLEVYVRRSLSLTDGPGRDRKPRGRGGDRKGATTLKGEVRRSISELDSLGPSREVSKEVKVPGDPKPSESPARSVTPLERSTEKPKKVSKKGKKSVLKSMFSFFWKKGSEEKEDQEPASEEKPAPVSTQTQGASAGCLPVTRQLSEDQYAPTTPRPAKPLKRKSTLRKTFSFKSRGTDAPKKPTFLALRGTVHKQDAPETQPRYSYYEQLSVAMEDIVKAQEPVLEEMFQSAAPPAADIVTDGGISACDQVLIEKIVSLLQREGDGIDEKLKESTALNSFFQGMTYSSFQQLADLYVETSEVMGQQPQVSPPELVKFAFTLDITAKVAGLCNHTVNRIMGFGNQYLQDRFTQFSNDQPRYVGDYPVESPD